A section of the Kribbella sp. HUAS MG21 genome encodes:
- a CDS encoding glycosyltransferase family 39 protein codes for MTVAVAVGAVLTALSGRYGYHRDELYFLVAGRHLAWGYVDQPPLTPFVARVSTTIFGDTVMGLRVLSTLSTMATVVVVALIAREFGSERRGQVLAAVCTAVSGFVLGVGHMVSTATYDLLAWMLIGLFAVRLLRTQDARWWLALGLTAGIALENKYLVVLPVGALLVSLLIVGPRSVLRSWWLLAGVAVAGLIALPNVLWQFQHDWPQLTVAGGISEDDGTENRIMFVPLQVLQLSPFLVPVWIAGFRRIWRSLPWARSVALAYPVLCVVVLAVGGKSYYALPLLLVLVAAGCEPTLRWVDRHRGQAAVGVVLTAVTSALFTLPVLPASAADVVIPVNKEQGEQIGWPAFTDAVAGAWAQVPEAERSTATLFTGNYGEAGALVRYGPSRGLPTPYSAHMSFWDWDRPPDTNTGPVLLVEIERTPIFESHFRDCKEVGTVDSIVSNDEDGTALVLCAGPAEPWSTLWPKIRRYY; via the coding sequence ATGACGGTTGCGGTGGCGGTGGGGGCAGTGCTGACCGCGCTGTCCGGCCGGTACGGGTACCACCGCGACGAGCTGTACTTCCTCGTCGCCGGGCGGCACCTCGCCTGGGGGTACGTCGACCAGCCGCCGCTGACGCCGTTCGTCGCGCGGGTGTCGACCACGATCTTCGGCGACACCGTGATGGGCCTCCGGGTGCTGTCGACGCTCAGCACGATGGCCACGGTCGTGGTCGTCGCGCTGATCGCCCGCGAGTTCGGCAGCGAGCGGCGCGGGCAGGTGCTGGCCGCGGTCTGCACCGCGGTGTCCGGGTTCGTGCTCGGCGTCGGGCACATGGTCTCAACGGCGACGTACGACCTGCTGGCCTGGATGCTGATCGGGCTGTTCGCTGTGCGGCTGCTGCGGACCCAGGACGCGCGCTGGTGGCTCGCGCTCGGGCTGACGGCGGGGATCGCCTTGGAGAACAAGTACCTCGTCGTACTGCCCGTCGGGGCACTTCTGGTGTCGTTGCTGATCGTCGGACCGCGCAGCGTGCTGCGCTCGTGGTGGCTGCTCGCGGGTGTCGCGGTGGCCGGGCTGATCGCGCTGCCGAATGTCCTGTGGCAGTTCCAGCACGACTGGCCCCAGCTCACGGTCGCCGGTGGGATCAGCGAGGACGACGGGACCGAGAACCGGATCATGTTCGTGCCGCTGCAGGTCCTGCAACTGTCGCCGTTCCTGGTGCCGGTCTGGATCGCGGGCTTCCGGCGGATCTGGCGGTCGTTGCCGTGGGCCCGTTCTGTGGCGCTGGCCTATCCGGTGCTGTGCGTCGTCGTACTCGCGGTCGGCGGGAAGTCGTACTACGCGCTGCCGTTGCTGCTCGTCCTGGTCGCGGCCGGGTGCGAGCCGACGCTGCGCTGGGTCGATCGTCATCGCGGGCAAGCCGCCGTCGGTGTGGTCCTGACCGCGGTGACGTCCGCCCTCTTCACGTTGCCGGTCCTGCCCGCCTCGGCGGCGGATGTCGTGATTCCGGTGAACAAGGAGCAGGGCGAGCAGATCGGCTGGCCTGCGTTCACCGACGCCGTGGCCGGTGCGTGGGCGCAGGTTCCTGAAGCCGAGCGGTCGACGGCGACGCTCTTCACCGGCAACTACGGGGAGGCCGGGGCCCTCGTGCGCTACGGGCCTTCTCGCGGCCTGCCGACGCCGTACTCCGCGCACATGAGTTTCTGGGACTGGGACCGGCCGCCGGACACGAACACCGGACCGGTTCTCCTGGTCGAGATCGAGCGGACGCCGATCTTCGAGTCCCACTTCCGGGACTGCAAGGAGGTGGGCACGGTCGACAGCATCGTGTCGAACGACGAGGACGGTACGGCGCTGGTGCTGTGCGCGGGGCCGGCTGAGCCGTGGTCCACCCTTTGGCCGAAGATCCGCAGGTACTACTGA
- a CDS encoding SUMF1/EgtB/PvdO family nonheme iron enzyme, which produces MLDLVDVPAGLLFLRDDRLGKRWHVNLPAFRLARVPLTDADGVPVTGVSWYDAVALCNQLSRDAGLPVAYTVNADRVDWDRSSPGFRLPTEAEWQHACTAGTPSYRYGPIDEIAWYAGNSGGCAHPVGGLLPNAWGLHDMLGNVWEWCWDLYDPSTYGDYRIFRGGGFADEERSVGSTVRRRSHPTFAIEDLGFRVAQSVAVSVLA; this is translated from the coding sequence ATGCTCGACCTGGTGGATGTCCCGGCCGGCCTGCTGTTCCTCCGCGACGACCGGCTCGGCAAGCGCTGGCACGTGAACCTGCCGGCCTTCCGGCTGGCGCGTGTCCCTCTGACCGACGCCGACGGTGTGCCGGTGACCGGGGTGAGCTGGTACGACGCCGTTGCCTTGTGCAACCAGCTCTCACGGGACGCGGGGCTGCCGGTCGCGTACACGGTCAACGCCGACCGCGTGGACTGGGACCGGTCGTCTCCCGGTTTCCGGCTGCCGACCGAGGCCGAGTGGCAGCACGCCTGCACCGCCGGGACGCCGTCGTACCGTTATGGGCCGATCGACGAGATCGCGTGGTACGCGGGGAACTCCGGCGGCTGCGCGCATCCGGTCGGCGGGCTGCTGCCGAATGCGTGGGGGCTCCACGACATGCTCGGCAATGTCTGGGAGTGGTGCTGGGACCTGTACGACCCTTCGACGTACGGGGATTACCGGATCTTCCGGGGCGGCGGGTTCGCCGACGAGGAACGGTCCGTGGGCTCTACCGTGCGCCGCAGGTCGCATCCGACGTTCGCGATCGAGGACCTCGGGTTCCGGGTCGCGCAGTCAGTCGCCGTGTCAGTCCTCGCGTGA
- a CDS encoding zinc-binding dehydrogenase yields MRIGAAGVNFADVMQTRGTYDGGPRPPYVAGFEAAGEVVALGEGVTAVAVGDHVIGTGYGAFAEYMVMAADAVVPVPAGWKDEEALGLVLNWATALVSLKQLGGLTADTTVLIHAAAGGVGQAAVRIAKHYGATVIATASASKHDVVRRLGADHVIDYTTDLVAEVRRLTDGRGADIVLESVGGDTFRQSIEVARRVTGRVVVIGAAGGEASVSNWELNFKHPVHVIGQHLTTTIQQAPELFAEVLEELSDLIKAGVYPKGTPTVYDLADGPKALAELEARATVGKLALRPSRED; encoded by the coding sequence GTGCGGATCGGGGCTGCCGGGGTGAACTTTGCGGATGTGATGCAGACCCGTGGCACGTACGACGGTGGTCCGCGGCCGCCGTACGTCGCCGGGTTCGAGGCTGCGGGAGAGGTCGTCGCGCTGGGCGAAGGTGTGACAGCTGTGGCCGTTGGTGATCACGTCATCGGGACGGGGTACGGCGCCTTCGCTGAGTACATGGTGATGGCGGCGGACGCCGTCGTCCCGGTGCCGGCCGGGTGGAAGGACGAGGAGGCGCTCGGCCTGGTCCTGAACTGGGCGACCGCGCTCGTCTCCCTTAAACAGCTCGGCGGTCTGACCGCGGACACCACCGTCCTGATCCACGCCGCCGCCGGCGGTGTCGGCCAGGCGGCCGTGCGGATCGCGAAGCACTACGGGGCAACAGTCATCGCCACGGCCTCCGCGTCGAAGCATGACGTCGTACGGCGGCTCGGCGCGGATCACGTCATCGACTACACGACGGATCTCGTCGCGGAGGTACGGCGCCTCACGGACGGCCGCGGTGCGGACATCGTGCTCGAATCGGTCGGTGGCGACACCTTCAGGCAGAGCATCGAGGTCGCGCGAAGGGTGACCGGCAGGGTGGTCGTGATCGGCGCCGCCGGCGGTGAGGCCTCGGTCAGCAACTGGGAGCTGAACTTCAAGCACCCCGTCCACGTCATCGGCCAGCACCTGACCACCACGATCCAGCAGGCGCCCGAGCTGTTCGCCGAGGTACTCGAGGAGCTCAGCGACCTGATCAAGGCAGGCGTCTACCCCAAGGGCACCCCGACCGTCTACGACCTGGCGGACGGCCCGAAGGCCCTGGCCGAGCTCGAGGCCCGCGCCACCGTCGGCAAGCTCGCCCTCAGGCCGTCACGCGAGGACTGA
- a CDS encoding GNAT family N-acetyltransferase, with the protein MELITTPRLVLRWPIESDFQTLCETWTDARVARFMDDFGPRDMPSVREWLDLHSSGTNRDGTHLQLIPTLRTTATPVGWLGLGASEDPLATWSFGYAIHPFHRSNCYATESLEAALEYCHTHLTIDSIWGECNPHNTASAKVMTNAGLTEVAPSPTTRRFLYNPTPSTDHGRQRGGQRTADSGQRTAG; encoded by the coding sequence ATGGAGCTCATCACCACCCCGCGGCTTGTGCTGCGCTGGCCGATCGAGAGCGACTTCCAGACCTTGTGCGAAACCTGGACCGACGCGCGCGTCGCCCGCTTCATGGACGACTTCGGCCCACGCGACATGCCGTCCGTCCGCGAATGGCTGGACCTTCACTCCAGCGGAACCAACCGCGACGGCACCCATCTCCAGCTGATCCCCACCCTCCGCACCACCGCAACGCCGGTGGGCTGGCTGGGCCTAGGCGCCAGCGAGGACCCCCTGGCCACCTGGAGCTTCGGATACGCCATCCACCCCTTCCACCGCTCGAACTGCTACGCCACCGAGTCCCTGGAAGCCGCCCTGGAGTACTGCCACACCCACCTCACCATCGACTCGATCTGGGGTGAATGCAATCCCCACAACACAGCCTCAGCCAAGGTCATGACCAACGCCGGCCTGACCGAAGTAGCCCCATCCCCCACCACCCGCCGCTTCCTCTACAACCCCACGCCCTCAACGGACCACGGACGACAGCGGGGCGGACAGCGGACAGCGGACAGCGGACAGCGGACAGCGGGATAA
- a CDS encoding aminotransferase class IV: MRIWLNGALLDGAATVSPLDHGLTTGDGVFETIKIENGQPFAVRRHLERLVRSAVGLGLPTPDVAAIESGIDAVVAADPAIPFGRLRITYTGGVSPLSSDRGTSGPTVLVATQEIKRPAPVSAIVTVPWVRNERSAVAGLKTTSYAENVRALAYAKERGGSEAIFANTVGNLCEGTGSNIFCVYDGELVTPTLESGALAGVTRALVLEWFGGIERDVPIEQLSAAEEIFLTSTTRDIQAIHRADDRTLPAPGTITTQVTKIFTERSAQHPNP; the protein is encoded by the coding sequence ATGCGTATCTGGCTGAACGGCGCCCTGCTCGACGGCGCGGCGACGGTCTCGCCGCTGGACCACGGGCTGACCACCGGCGACGGCGTCTTCGAGACGATCAAGATCGAGAACGGTCAGCCGTTCGCGGTCCGGCGGCACCTGGAGCGGCTGGTCCGCTCGGCGGTCGGGCTCGGTCTGCCGACCCCGGACGTCGCGGCGATCGAGTCGGGGATCGACGCGGTGGTGGCGGCCGATCCGGCGATCCCGTTCGGCCGGCTGCGGATCACGTACACGGGCGGCGTGTCGCCGCTGTCGTCGGACCGCGGTACGTCGGGTCCGACAGTCCTGGTCGCGACGCAGGAGATCAAGCGCCCGGCACCGGTCTCCGCGATCGTCACGGTCCCGTGGGTCCGCAATGAACGCAGCGCGGTCGCCGGCCTCAAGACCACGTCGTACGCCGAGAACGTCCGCGCGCTCGCCTACGCGAAGGAGCGCGGCGGCAGCGAGGCGATCTTCGCGAACACCGTCGGCAACCTCTGCGAAGGCACGGGCTCCAACATCTTCTGCGTGTACGACGGCGAACTCGTCACCCCGACCCTCGAGTCGGGCGCCCTGGCCGGCGTCACCCGCGCCCTGGTCCTCGAGTGGTTCGGCGGAATCGAACGCGACGTACCCATCGAGCAACTGTCCGCAGCCGAGGAGATCTTCCTCACATCCACCACCCGCGACATCCAAGCCATCCACCGCGCTGACGACCGCACCCTCCCGGCCCCCGGCACCATCACCACCCAAGTAACCAAAATCTTCACCGAACGCTCCGCCCAACACCCCAACCCCTAA
- a CDS encoding CGNR zinc finger domain-containing protein, translating to MTFSHDTEQALGTLVRLVNTMPGPNSQVDSLETLEELEKFVQEREFSAVDSLSDKDLAEVRDLRPLFAPVFTTDSDASAASMINAIIARGTATPRLTNHDGHPWHIHYSRAGASLACRITVECGIALAQVISAGERERLRRCEAPDCNDALIDLSRNRSKRYCDARTCGNRLHVAAYRERRKATGE from the coding sequence GTGACTTTCTCGCACGACACCGAGCAGGCGCTCGGGACGCTGGTCCGGCTCGTCAACACCATGCCCGGACCGAACAGCCAGGTCGATTCGCTGGAGACCTTGGAGGAGCTGGAGAAGTTCGTCCAGGAACGGGAGTTCAGCGCGGTCGACTCGCTGTCGGACAAGGACCTGGCCGAGGTCCGCGACCTGCGGCCGTTGTTCGCGCCGGTGTTCACCACGGATTCCGATGCCTCCGCCGCGTCGATGATCAACGCGATCATCGCCCGCGGTACGGCGACTCCGCGGCTGACGAACCACGACGGCCACCCGTGGCACATCCACTATTCGCGGGCGGGTGCGTCGCTGGCGTGCCGGATCACGGTGGAGTGCGGGATCGCGCTCGCGCAGGTGATCTCCGCCGGCGAACGCGAACGCCTCCGCCGCTGCGAGGCCCCCGACTGCAACGACGCCCTCATCGACCTCTCGCGCAACCGCTCCAAGCGCTACTGCGACGCCCGAACCTGCGGCAACCGCTTACACGTAGCCGCCTACCGCGAACGCCGCAAGGCCACAGGCGAGTAA